A stretch of Dyella sp. BiH032 DNA encodes these proteins:
- a CDS encoding L-rhamnose mutarotase: protein MARLYFALDLKDDPALIAEYERWHAPEQIWPEIVASIRNAGIRELEIFRTGNRLVLAMDVPDDFDGAAKAAADAANPRVQAWEALMDTFQQRLPWAAPGQKWVPMKRIFALGECA from the coding sequence ATGGCGCGCCTCTACTTCGCGCTCGATCTGAAGGACGATCCGGCGCTGATCGCCGAATACGAACGCTGGCATGCGCCGGAGCAGATCTGGCCGGAGATCGTGGCCTCCATCCGGAATGCAGGCATCCGCGAGTTGGAGATCTTCCGCACGGGCAACCGCCTGGTGCTGGCGATGGACGTGCCGGACGACTTCGACGGCGCCGCGAAGGCGGCGGCGGATGCTGCCAACCCGCGCGTGCAGGCCTGGGAGGCCTTGATGGATACGTTCCAGCAGCGGCTTCCATGGGCGGCACCCGGGCAAAAATGGGTGCCGATGAAGCGCATCTTCGCGCTGGGAGAGTGTGCGTGA
- the fucP gene encoding L-fucose:H+ symporter permease, translated as MAAASSSQAGASRHSPLPLILIVSLFFLWGVANNLNDVLIPQFKKAFVLNDFQAGLVQSAFYLGYFLVAMPAGIYMRRFGYKSAVVFGLALYGLGALLFWPAAQLGTYGFFLCALFVIASGLAFLETSANPFVTLLGPRETAARRLNLAQAFNPLGSIAGILIGQHFIFSGVEHTPEQLAALSAAERAAFVSQETAAVQMPYLTIGLIVLGWGLLILLTRFPAVHATEEGGGAHDRGVLGRLLRDRRFLATMAAQFFYVGAQVGVWSYLIRYVQATMPGTPAKLAANYMLVSLALFMAGRFAGGALMRYVAPRRLLAAFAALNIALTVFAVLWPGAAGACALVACSFFMSVMYPTIFALGVEGRGDDERKLGSALLVMTIIGGAVLTACMGAVSDALGIARAMLVPVASFVVIFLFARLRAPTER; from the coding sequence GTGGCGGCGGCTTCTTCCTCGCAGGCCGGCGCCTCGCGGCATTCGCCGCTCCCGCTGATCCTGATCGTCAGCCTGTTCTTCCTGTGGGGCGTGGCGAACAACCTCAACGACGTGCTGATCCCGCAGTTCAAGAAGGCGTTCGTGCTGAACGACTTCCAGGCGGGCCTGGTCCAGAGCGCGTTCTACCTCGGCTACTTCCTGGTGGCGATGCCGGCCGGCATCTATATGCGGCGCTTCGGCTACAAGAGCGCGGTGGTGTTCGGGCTGGCGCTGTACGGCCTGGGCGCCTTGCTGTTCTGGCCGGCGGCGCAGCTGGGCACCTACGGGTTCTTTCTGTGCGCGCTGTTCGTGATCGCCAGCGGGCTGGCCTTCCTCGAAACCTCTGCCAACCCGTTCGTGACTTTGCTGGGGCCGCGCGAAACGGCGGCGAGGCGGTTGAATCTCGCGCAAGCCTTCAACCCGCTGGGTTCGATCGCCGGCATCCTGATCGGCCAGCACTTCATCTTCTCCGGCGTGGAGCACACGCCCGAGCAGCTCGCCGCGCTGAGCGCGGCGGAGCGCGCCGCGTTCGTTTCGCAGGAGACGGCGGCGGTGCAGATGCCCTATCTCACGATCGGCCTGATCGTGCTGGGCTGGGGCCTGCTGATCCTGCTGACGCGCTTTCCCGCCGTGCATGCGACGGAAGAGGGCGGCGGCGCGCACGATCGCGGCGTGCTCGGCCGGCTGCTGCGCGATCGCCGCTTCCTTGCCACCATGGCCGCGCAGTTCTTCTACGTAGGCGCGCAGGTGGGCGTGTGGAGTTACCTGATCCGCTACGTGCAGGCCACCATGCCCGGCACGCCGGCCAAGCTGGCCGCCAACTACATGCTGGTGTCGCTCGCCCTGTTCATGGCCGGCCGCTTCGCTGGCGGCGCGCTGATGCGTTACGTCGCGCCGCGCCGACTGCTGGCGGCGTTCGCTGCATTGAACATCGCCCTTACGGTGTTCGCCGTGCTGTGGCCGGGCGCCGCGGGCGCTTGTGCGCTGGTGGCGTGCAGCTTCTTCATGTCGGTGATGTATCCGACCATCTTCGCCCTGGGTGTGGAAGGCCGCGGCGACGACGAGCGCAAGCTCGGCTCCGCGCTGCTGGTGATGACCATCATCGGCGGCGCGGTGCTCACCGCCTGCATGGGCGCGGTGTCCGACGCGCTGGGCATCGCGCGGGCCATGCTGGTGCCGGTGGCGAGCTTCGTGGTGATCTTCCTTTTCGCGCGCCTGCGTGCGCCGACGGAGCGTTGA
- a CDS encoding IclR family transcriptional regulator — translation MPKKTAPKYRAPALDKGLDILELLAASPTPLSIAEVSEGVGRSRGEIFRMLQVLEERDYIMRGEGDSGYLITPRLFRLGMEQPPLKSAVEAALPIMHRLAHAVDQSCHLVVPSREQIVVIARIDPPGEIGLVVRVGHRRPMSQATSGHVLLAFQTDDVRDLWMDTIAAHEPELDRKKLLKLATQVRTRGYATAASHIVDGVTDLSAPVMQHGSAVCALTVPFIERRASAVDEKHTLEHLREAARDISDTLQYGGPSRAD, via the coding sequence ATGCCCAAGAAGACCGCACCCAAGTATCGCGCGCCCGCGCTGGATAAAGGCCTGGACATCCTTGAACTGCTCGCCGCCTCGCCCACCCCGCTGAGCATCGCGGAGGTCTCGGAAGGCGTCGGCCGCTCCCGCGGCGAGATTTTCCGCATGCTGCAGGTACTGGAGGAACGCGACTACATCATGCGCGGCGAGGGCGACTCGGGCTACCTGATCACCCCTCGCCTGTTCCGTCTGGGCATGGAGCAGCCTCCGCTGAAGAGCGCCGTGGAAGCCGCCCTGCCGATCATGCACCGCCTCGCCCACGCGGTGGACCAGTCCTGCCACCTGGTGGTGCCCTCGCGCGAGCAGATCGTGGTGATCGCCCGCATCGACCCGCCCGGCGAGATCGGCCTGGTGGTCCGCGTCGGCCACCGCCGCCCGATGTCCCAGGCCACCTCCGGCCACGTGCTGCTGGCGTTCCAGACCGACGACGTGCGCGATCTGTGGATGGACACCATCGCCGCGCACGAACCGGAACTGGACCGCAAGAAACTCCTCAAACTCGCCACCCAGGTCCGCACCCGCGGCTACGCCACCGCCGCCAGCCATATCGTCGACGGCGTCACCGACCTCTCCGCCCCCGTCATGCAACACGGCAGCGCCGTATGTGCGTTGACCGTTCCTTTCATCGAGCGTCGCGCGTCGGCGGTGGACGAGAAGCACACGCTGGAGCATCTGCGCGAAGCGGCGAGGGATATCTCGGACACACTGCAGTATGGCGGGCCGTCGCGGGCGGATTGA
- a CDS encoding glycosyltransferase family 2 protein codes for MPVSLPRWCIVIPCHNEERAIGGVLADASRLGVPVYVVDDGSTDATPKIIARHHGVTLLRHDERRGKGEALRTGLRAARKAGFEAVLTMDGDGQHQVADVPYMLAAARRHPGALVIGARLLDTERQPRARHLANRVADWGISWACARGIADTQSGQRWYPASVMALADTATNGFAYEASLLIRACRELGTDVVSVPIPARYGAQFRRSYFRPLLDVARITWSTSSHLLRHGHLRESYRLAKERLPCVEHHRVHMHMEDGPLSADLRAGHG; via the coding sequence ATGCCCGTATCCCTTCCGCGCTGGTGCATCGTGATCCCCTGCCACAACGAGGAACGCGCCATCGGCGGCGTGCTCGCGGACGCCAGTCGCCTCGGCGTGCCGGTCTATGTGGTGGACGACGGCTCGACCGATGCCACGCCCAAGATCATCGCGCGCCATCACGGCGTCACGCTGCTCCGCCACGACGAGCGCCGCGGCAAGGGCGAAGCCCTGCGCACCGGCCTGCGCGCGGCCCGCAAAGCCGGGTTCGAAGCCGTGCTGACCATGGACGGTGATGGCCAGCACCAGGTGGCCGACGTGCCGTACATGCTCGCGGCGGCGCGACGCCATCCGGGTGCCCTGGTGATTGGTGCACGCCTGCTCGATACCGAGCGCCAGCCCCGTGCGCGGCACCTCGCCAACCGCGTCGCCGACTGGGGCATTTCCTGGGCCTGCGCGCGCGGCATCGCGGACACGCAGAGCGGCCAGCGCTGGTATCCGGCGTCGGTCATGGCTTTGGCCGACACCGCGACCAATGGTTTCGCCTACGAGGCATCGCTGCTGATCCGCGCCTGCCGCGAACTCGGCACCGACGTGGTCTCGGTGCCGATTCCCGCGCGCTACGGCGCGCAATTCCGGCGCAGTTATTTCCGCCCGCTGCTGGACGTCGCCCGCATCACCTGGAGTACCTCGAGCCACCTGCTGCGCCACGGGCACCTGCGGGAAAGCTACCGCCTGGCCAAGGAGCGCCTGCCGTGCGTGGAGCACCATCGCGTCCACATGCACATGGAGGATGGCCCGCTCAGCGCCGACCTTCGCGCGGGCCACGGTTGA
- a CDS encoding isochorismatase family cysteine hydrolase has protein sequence MVQPHRQALLIVDVFNDFRFEGGVELAERFRRAIPSIALLREHCRGWGVPVIYVNDNFDCWHEDLTGVIAYTREVGHPVSREAADALMPSHQDVRLLKSRHSAFYRTQLPALLEHLLTEELILAGIAGDACVLSTAMDAHVHGYKVVVARDAIASQTDARNRRALEHLGEALGVATPSVGELVNRGPREGRR, from the coding sequence ATGGTTCAGCCGCACCGCCAGGCGCTGCTCATCGTCGACGTCTTCAACGACTTTCGCTTCGAAGGCGGTGTCGAGCTGGCCGAGCGTTTCCGGCGGGCGATCCCTTCGATCGCGTTGCTGCGCGAGCACTGCCGCGGCTGGGGCGTGCCGGTGATCTACGTCAACGACAACTTCGACTGCTGGCACGAAGACCTCACCGGAGTGATCGCCTACACGCGCGAAGTGGGCCATCCGGTTTCGCGCGAGGCCGCCGATGCGTTGATGCCCTCGCACCAGGACGTGCGCCTGCTCAAGTCGCGTCATTCCGCGTTCTATCGCACCCAGCTGCCGGCGCTACTGGAGCATCTGCTGACGGAAGAGCTGATCCTCGCCGGCATCGCGGGCGACGCCTGCGTGCTCAGCACGGCCATGGACGCCCACGTGCACGGCTACAAGGTGGTGGTGGCCCGCGACGCCATCGCCAGCCAGACGGATGCGCGCAACCGCCGCGCGCTGGAGCATCTGGGCGAAGCGCTGGGTGTCGCCACGCCCAGCGTCGGGGAGCTGGTCAACCGTGGCCCGCGCGAAGGTCGGCGCTGA
- a CDS encoding YHS domain-containing protein — translation MQTGEIAYFLVWLVLAVFMSGYGVGARTTRRQRALVPRGPTKAVDPVCGRAVGMPSAHFCIHRGEAYYFCSNACRHAFETRPASFLAREPHSHAYLS, via the coding sequence ATGCAGACGGGCGAAATCGCGTACTTCCTGGTGTGGCTGGTGCTGGCCGTCTTCATGTCCGGCTACGGCGTCGGCGCGCGCACTACCCGGCGCCAGCGCGCCCTGGTGCCGCGTGGGCCGACCAAGGCGGTGGACCCGGTCTGCGGCCGCGCGGTCGGCATGCCGTCGGCGCATTTCTGCATCCATCGCGGCGAGGCTTACTACTTTTGCTCGAACGCGTGCAGGCACGCCTTCGAGACTCGGCCGGCCTCGTTCCTCGCCCGCGAGCCGCATTCCCATGCCTATCTCTCGTAA